The DNA segment AGTGAGTCCGTCAAGTGTCTTTAGTCGAGGCTCCGATGAACCGTTCTTGTTATAATCAGTGTACAGTTGGATGCGTCTTGTTGTATCGTCGACGTATACGTTGCGCTGAGGACCGGCAAAAGCGAGTAGCTGAAGCTCTGGATAACGGTAAGGGTATCCCACGGCAAAATGGATCATCCACATAAGTGGCACCGTGAGCTCGTCAATTGCAACAGccactttatttttcagagcCGCGGTCATTTTGTTAGCATCTCTTCTCAACTTTGGCAGCACAATTTCACGATATTTAACAGgtatcatttgaagaaaagaatcgTTTTCCAGATACTCGTCAATTCCCCGCTTTGGCTCTCTGAACAAAACGTCTCGATTACGCAAAATGAGACTGGCAATATCAACCACTGTAGGCATATAAAAGCACTTGTTCAATTCGTCCCAAAGGCTGTCAAACTGAGCCTTGCATGCAAAGTAAAAGCCGCGGACATACTCGCGATTAAACAGTTTTCCACATACTGATATACCATCAGAAGAAGGTACCAAAGTTATTCTATAAGAGTCCTTCTGCGCGGTTTCCTGTGCTACTTCGTGGTACAGAATTTTGATCCATTTCCACATCGCAACGCCGTTGTTGTCATCAAATATATCTAAATCCTTTGCGGTGCAAGCACAAGAGGACACCAATAAAGCTTTCACGGCATCTAATGTTTTTCTGAGTCTTCGTGGAGTGTTCGGACTGCGCAACTTACATACTTTTAAGCCATGCTCGTCCACAGAGGGAATAATGGATTGTTCATTCGCAATAGATCgatcctcttcctcttcgtcacCAGCGCCACCACGGGGACCCGCCCCAAAATTAAGCGCACACGCTCGCAAGATAATATGCAAAATATCACCCAATCCgtctttcttgttcatcATATCGTTACATATCTGTGAAAAGTACTTTATCTCAGTGGGTTTACGTGGGCATAGATCACGCTTCAGCCGCCCTGTGTCGACTTTCTTACCGCCAGGTAAACTTGCTTGATATGcggaaaaaatcgaaagCTCATCTACGTGTAGTAACAAAAACATGTAGGGTGCCAAATTGTATCCATATTTCCTTATGGTGCTTTTCTGAAGACTCCTTACAATAGGCGCGCCAGAAACAAAGTTGGTGAAAGTACGCATCGTAGAGCTGTCGTTCGGCCTGGAACTCGCAGTTTCGTAACAACGTTCCAGGACACGAAAACTCAACTCACTATAGTATCCTCTGTTGAggtaaaaaagagaaagggTATCGTAATCTTTCCTattaaatttcaaagtatgTACTTGAAACAACGTGTAGACCATcaagttgattttcttgggaaTGAGATACTTTGAAGGGATTGGTCCGCTCTGGAAATCTGGTTCGTCTTCAACAAACGTCAGAAACTTTTgtacatttttcttgaccATGACGGcaatgacaattttttcaaaagatcttttccTATCCATTGCATCAGTTCTGTATTTTACCACCTTGATTAGACTAGACTTTTCGTCTTCGTAGAATGATCGCACTTCCGTGCGGATCGATTCAAATAAAGTTATTGAGTGACAATGTACCAAGtcgtttttgttattgaGAGCCGACTCAAACTCCTCAAagtttactttttcaaacttacGCTTATCggaaatttcattttatttttgtaagttTCGAAATTAACAATAGTATGTTGATTGTTATGCTTTTTGACAAGAAATCCATCAATATAAGCAAAAGATTGTCCAGTTTCCACcttatcatcatctgaaaatGTATCTATTGAGAAGATGCAGAATTATGCAGCGAgcaccaaagaaaattcagtTAGTAATGACTCCTTCAAGCACAACATAGAAAACAGAGGATGTCTGTTTCTCCCTGGGTATTGTCATTCATCGCTTGATTTCTGGCctgcaaaaataaactgGTCAGTAcgtactttcttcttcaatttccatgGTGCGCAGTATCTCAACCATCTGCTTAGTCGAGGAGAACCAGGATTCTGTTCATTGCTCAAGCCGCTTCATGGATATTCTCTTTGATACTTTAAACATGGACCTGTTGGTCGCTCCAAGAAATTACGCGCTCAGCCTGCAGCTTCTTCCGCTCTCGAAAAGaccaatataataaaaacttaTGAATTACATTTCCTTATTAGGTATATGGCCTTACGCTGCGAAGTAAGGTAGACCTTTTTGGCgcacttatatatataacgcGTCAGACAACCTTCTCCGAAAATTTCCCTTAACTTGCCCGACGCTCCAcctcgaaaaaaaagaaaatatattacCCTGCttaataagaaaatacgTATCAAGTTACTTCCTTGGTGCAATATCccactataaaaaaattccttgaCGCAAGATCTTCGGCCAAATTTTCCGTCCCAAAGTGCctaaagaggaaataaTGACAGCTTTCGTACAAAGTTACTTCCACGGTGCAATATGTCCCTACGGCCTTGTCTAATACCATCCAGCGTGCAATAAGgtaacatatatatacacccacacacacacacccacacacacacccacacccacacccacacccacacccacacccacacccacacacacccacacccacacacacccacacacacccacacccacacacacacacaccacacccacacccacacacacacacacacacccacacccacacccacacccacacccacacccacacacaccacacacacacacacccacacacacccacacacacacacacacacacccatcactattacaCCATTagcatcaccatcactaccatcactaccatcactaccatcaccaccataaccataccaccatcaccatcactatcatcaccaccatcatcatcacaCCCACTTTCTCTGCTATTACCCTACccaccactcaaacggactgtaagaactccctctaatgttaccctgaatatataacaccccacgctttctcacccccaccacatgctttaccagcaccattccatcacatcactaaatacggcctttacctcagcggtttataccctgggtcatttcaacactaaactcattatatttcacatttatgtatccatctatatctcatatctgcatcctgaatagtatatccccaagttatcaccctctcacctcttctgtagcCCGAAATACAAACACGTGACCAATATAAGcccttattatatagtactaaaccacctctcatctataacatcactaaatacggcACTGACCTCagtggtttatacccaggcCATTCccacattaaactcacTGTATTCCACatttatccatctatatctcatatctgcatcctggatagtatatccccaactCACCACCtcctcatctcttctgtatccCCTAATTACTAACTCCTTATTTTGATACTACCGCGTGGCACACCCAGCGGTTCATACCTAATGTCATTACACCAAACTCATACTATCTCACATTTAACACTTCATATGCCTTTCCTATGCCCTAAACAACATATACATGCACTCGTCATCTCCACACCTCCTCTATAATTACCAAACACTACACTCCATTACctcccatatatacaataatcgtaaacaataaacatacACCAATCACTTTACTCTAGACCATCACCATATCATACTTTATATCTCGCCTGACTAACTCGGCCATCCCTCATTGGATCATAATGTTATATTCAGCACAAACTCACACGGATGCTACAAAATACTGACATACCACACCCCATCAGTATATATGGCACTCACCTAAACAGTTTATACCCTGTTTTACTTATTAATCCTACCTATTTACGTCACATCTAACTATCCACAACTAATCACTTGTCCTTGTGGACCATACAACTGCACTCAGTACTTCAATACTCTAACACCTTGACTATACATCAGCTTCTGCATTACGCCATTGCTAACATGAACAACATACAATCACCATCgcatcaccaccatcacgTCACCCCCGTGCCCTCCACTCTCTAACATCATACTGCTCCCATCAGCATATCATTGCTAACATAGAAtacacaatatcatcatctcaATTTTCTGCCATTAcagtattctcaatatattcTGAACATAAATACCAGCACATACGCATACGGATGCTACATAAATTAACATAGCCACTTTAACCCCTACTCAATTCCATTACTTATCATCATACTCTTTCTCTACAATTACTGCCTTTCCTCTTATATATCCTCCGCATGCTACTCACTCGTCACAGGAACATAAATAATTACCATATCAGTCCAAGTTCAAGGTTCCTGTACTTTCAATATCACCACTCCATGCGTTATACTATGATATAACTACATACGTACACGGACGCTATTGAATATACCACTACAACTTCCACTCCGCAACGGCCTGCCCTACAATATTCAATATGACCATAATCACACACGGAACATGAATATTACCATCATCCTGCCAACTGACACATTCTCTTACTTTCAATGCCACCTTAAAATAAACTACAATGTTTTCATATATCCATACGGAAGCTACTATATAATACCATTACTCTCATTTTCCCATAACTAATCTCtacattttatattttctcactattttcaacttttcataaaatacTCACTTATCATCACTAATCATCACTAACCTTTActaatcattatttctCTTATAGGATCCAACTACTGCCCttctgttggaacaataatcgactatccatcaattactagtaaAGCTGgttaatacattcaatcacgtaactagaagattaccatatacggtgttaagaagatgacaaacATTATCAGACtagtgaaataagatttaGAACAGTtatcgaatttagtggaagctgaagtgcaaggattgataatgcaataggatcaatgaataacgacgcataaaatgaaggaagaaataagaataagattatgtaaaattgttgattccccttcgtggattcctaaatccatgaggagaacttctagtatattctatatacataaccttaccaaaaatggaatcccaacaaatgtcacaagattttactaATCATTACCTTCATTAACCGTACTCCTCCATATCACCAACGTACATAGCACGGCACTTTCTTGAGAGATGTATTCCATTCTTATGCAATAATCCCCATCTGCTGCACCAGTATTCAATGGACGATAGTTGACAGTTGTTCCAGTCACATGTAAACTCCCGGATAAGGATCTATCTTTGAGACATTATTGGCACATTGCTTCTCGTTGATATTTTTAACATAAACCATTTTCCTTGTTAAATGGGGTAACGTAAAAAGTATGACTACTTCCTATTTAGTACTCGGATGACTTATACGATGGGTCATCAATACGCGGTCGTATAGGATAATATTATATAGAACGTATTGTACCTTCTAAATGGAGATGCAATGCTATATATGTTTTACATAGATACTATAAGAGGATATCCAATATATAGACTACATGATGTCACAAAGACTAGGCCGCAATTCCTTGCGTCAACAACTATCATGAGGAAAGCGTTATTTGTTGCTACACTAATCGTTAAATTGGTAGTCGCCACTCTGAATATTTTGGCTTTGAATATGGTCCGTTGCCTAAATAGATAAATAATTACTTTACTAGAATTTTACTATAATTCAAAGTTCGTCATGATGATCGTGGCCACCATAGCATTGTTTATTGTAGCAAGATCCTCTTTCGAAACACTCTTTTTGGGCCGCACGCTTAGATTCACACCATTCTTCGCAACACATATGATTATTGCTCTCAGAACACGGCTGACTCAATACATGAGTATCCCTTTCCATCACAATTTTGTGCAGAAAAATAACCAAGCCAACTACCACAATCACTGCAACCCCCCAGTGCGAACACgcatttttgaattgaGGCAAtcctttcctcttttttgtaaatcGTCGCTCATTTGTTCACGGACGGTAGGAAAATCAACGTCAAGAACGTTGATATTAGTGACATTTGTATCAAAAGCTATAGTAGTGCCATTATATTAAGTAATGATCATATTGACAAAAGAACCATTTGTGGGAGATAGGTCAGCAGATTCTAGAACAGGGTTAGCATGATCATAGATTTCAGTCACGTTGTTGTTTAGGGTCCCAGCACGAACGCAAGGTAATACTGTCGCCAACAAGCTCGTTGATGTCGTGGCCACGATTTTTAAACTCATTTTCATAATGTAAAAAGCAATCTCTTATTTTCTAGTGTTCTTTTTGTGATATGTAAAGTAAAGCAATATATCTTCTCTGCAAACTGTGAaggatttgaaaactttatGAACACAAAATCTGATAACTCTGTTTCACAATATACAAAGTCCAACACTGCTCTGTTAAATCAAGTTCACAGTACTTCATGTAAGGAGCTACTTAATATATATTGATAGTATCTGTCCAAATGCGACGAAACGAACAAGTTGAGATTATATAAAAACGTACTTTATTGGAATAGTTACCTAAATATTTGATTCAGTTTTTGTATCACTTTGCAAACTGTTGCACCAAATTTTGGCAAATACTGAGATTGCTTTCTGTTCCCAACGGAAAATGAACGAGCTCTACCTCTAAGTATGTTGCTTTTTGTTTGTGGTCCTCACAAGAAATTTTCGCGCAAGAAAGGCGGGGGGGGGGACCACCACCTTGAGATTGAAAGACGAACAGGTGTGCTACTACAGATGTGATGGCGGAGGAAAATTCGCACTTTTCTGTACAGAATTCATTGTAGTGGGTTCTAGAGAGATGCTAACAACTTTCAAGCCGAAAGATGTTTTGTGAAATAGTTTTCTTCCGTTATGATTACAAGAATCTGTGGCTGCAATTCCCGCATTTACAGATGCTTTAAGCAAGAAATGGGGAACACATTATTTAAATGGAGAGGTCACATTATTTACGCATGTGAGGAAGTCATGTATTATGATACAGTTAAGGTTTATTGGACTTCTCagtttgttgaaaattcgaaaaaattcaaaacttAGGAAGCTATATTGAATGTGCAAGTGGCCCCATATCATAATTATCATGTCTAGATTACGACCTTGCTACTTCCTCATATCGGTAGTAAGTAGTAAAAATATCACTCTGCGTAGGTTTCTAGATCACCTTATATCTGCCGAACCAAATATGTGGAAAAATATACAGTAAAGTTGCCgccttgaaaaataaagtcCAAAACTAGAGATGACCCTCGAAATAAGCGAAGCATAGAGCACTTTTGAGGTATAGTTTACTGCCACCAGCAGGATTTGGGTTTGAAAATCCCAAATCAAAAAGTAAAACGGATCGGCTAATGGTGTTCGCTGTCATTTAAAAGTTCATAATGGTCGGCCCCTATGTAATGTTTTCATGAACCTTCACGTGACACTACATTTTCCGTCATTGCCAATAATTACAACACAGCcaagcaaaaaaagttgtGAAAATGGCTATAAATCTAATGGGGAAAAAATCTCTGCCGGTAACAAGGTATCAGGATCGTAGCGACCCATTCAAGGTTTTGGGCATGGTGAcaatgattttgaagacgATTTTGTTTAtgaaggtttttttttcaagtgaTGGGGTGTTAATAAGACGTGTATTTGCGAGTACATGCCTGCACTTACTCATTCCACTGGCTGCTGAGCTTGTCTACCGTAACACAGCGACAGGCGCGAGAGCACACGAGGAATTCAATATTAGTCTTCTGTGCCGACCATTACAACAGCATACCTTGAAAAGGATGTATATTTTAGAATGCGTACTTTTCCGCAACTATCATATTTCATCAGTGTTAAACAAGGCTGgaaatgggaaaaaaacaaacgtCGGCTTTTATATTCATCCTGGCTTGTGTAAGTCGTTTTTGCAGTTTTTTTGGAGTATAATGCAGCGTTTAAGTTGTGATGAAAGGACACTTCTACTCTTaaagtttcttcattaCATGAATATTAAAATACTTTTGCCTGCTCCATCCCTATTTTAACAATGAACAACATCCCATTCCTGAGGATAAATTGTATAGTTGATATTGGATAGTTTTCGACGTCAGCGTGATAATGATTTAGCTAAAGTTTCGAATTGAAATGTCCCTTGGTTTCTAATTATTTCATCTCAGATTCAGGTCATTTGAATATAATTTTACCATCAGCTACTGTTCATTCGTCAAAGAGTGATTTAGATAGCGTCGTTAGAGAACAACTAGCCATAAGTAACTAGTTTGATAGCCTCAAATTCATTCACCGTACAAATCGCAGGATTGCATCGTTGATATTAGGGGTCTTCTTCTCAAGGAACTACACATTTTGTTGCTTTGCGGGTCAGAGCTGGTTTTTTTAGTGATGCCTGAACGCGGGAATGATTCATGATGAGTTCAATGGGGAAAAAGATTCGGCATACAAGGGCTCTTCTTAGTTATATCTAATGCTATTGATCATCTAAGTGTCGTCCCTGTAGTAATAGTATTGTTCGAGAATGAATTGCATCTCTTAAAAAATACAACGTTATACACGTTACTTCTAGAAATCCTAAGGTAGACATCGAGAATATTCACTACATAATGTCACAGACGCCAGATCGCAATTCATGGTTTATTTATGCCTTTAACTCATAAATGCATATCACCCAAGAGCAAAACGCAAAACGTTATCGCCGCGCAAAGAGCAGATGCAGCCAAAACATATCTTTGATAATAATTGGTCACCGAAGGTTAGCAAGCTGGTAAGGCTCGACATTCAGTCCAGTTGAGATTGAGTGAGCACATTGACTGCTTTCCATTCTAAGAAGCTACTGCGCTACAACTATCAGGGATTACCTGCCAAAGCAAACAATGGATTGGACGAGACTCCTAAGTTTTCAATGGTAGAAGTAACATCATCTAAAGAGCGGAGACATTAAGGGATATTGTTGCCCAGTTAGATATTAGATTTATCGATATCGAGccttcttccttttgaaaCAGGACCTGTATTCGGCGAAAATCACTAGGGGTACCATTCGAGTCGCCAAAGATGCTACTTCCGCGAATCTATCTTAATGTATCAATAATTTTAAGTCGCTGCTATCAAATTAGCCACCGAACTGCCTATGAGTATCATACCTAAAATACTATCAAATGATAATCTATAAGCATCAAATCCACTCTACTCGTAATTTCTCGTTTGGagattttccttcaatttttggatttgTGGACCATACAACTCGATGTGATTCGCCCTTCAGCTCTTAAGATAGCTAGTGTTTCCCTTTCCAACGCTTTAGTGCTGACGTGAGATTTGATAGGAGAACTTTCAGTGCAATGAGGTGAGACACCCATACCCATTCGATAAGGTTATAAAGGTATTGATAGATATCTCATTTCTTCCATACTCTAAGTTGAAATGTTAAATCCTAACCCATTAAGATAGAATACAACTAGCATGAGTTACAACAAACCTACCcattccaaaaatttagCGTACGTTTTGTTTCTCCAGTTTCATTCTTGCTTTTAAGACAATTTACTAACGAAGGTGTTGTCTTCTCTATCTACAGATGCCAAAGCTGTCGAAAAAGGCGAAGAAAATGTGACCTAAATGTTCCCTGTTCTGgctgtaaaaaaattggcaTATCTTGTGTTCCAGTATACTTTGACCATAGAAAGATGAGCAGAAATAAGGGCTACCTAAAAGCCTTGGAGAATTATGTAGCCCAGCTAGAAAATTCACTGATTAGAA comes from the Saccharomyces kudriavzevii IFO 1802 strain IFO1802 genome assembly, chromosome: 7 genome and includes:
- the SKDI07G0030 gene encoding uncharacterized protein, which translates into the protein MDRKRSFEKIVIAVMVKKNVQKFLTFVEDEPDFQSGPIPSKYLIPKKINLMVYTLFQVHTLKFNRKDYDTLSLFYLNRGYYSELSFRVLERCYETASSRPNDSSTMRTFTNFVSGAPIVRSLQKSTIRKYGYNLAPYMFLLLHVDELSIFSAYQASLPGGKKVDTGRLKRDLCPRKPTEIKYFSQICNDMMNKKDGLGDILHIILRACALNFGAGPRGGAGDEEEEDRSIANEQSIIPSVDEHGLKVCKLRSPNTPRRLRKTLDAVKALLVSSCACTAKDLDIFDDNNGVAMWKWIKILYHEVAQETAQKDSYRITLVPSSDGISVCGKLFNREYVRGFYFACKAQFDSLWDELNKCFYMPTVVDIASLILRNRDVLFREPKRGIDEYLENDSFLQMIPVKYREIVLPKLRRDANKMTAALKNKVAVAIDELTVPLMWMIHFAVGYPYRYPELQLLAFAGPQRNVYVDDTTRRIQLYTDYNKNGSSEPRLKTLDGLTSDYLFYFVTVLRQMQICALGNSYDAFKHDPWMDVVGFEDPDQVTNRDTSRIVLYSYLFLNTAKGCLVEYATFRQYMMELPKNAPQKLNFREMRQGLIALGRHCVGSRFETDLYESATNELMANHSVQTGRKIYGVDSFSLTSVSGTTATLLQERASERWIQWLGLESDYHCSSSTANAGDVAGEASSDHRKIFESNAKKAPRAQEHKRYPRRRPETLWQLL